From one Thalassobaculum sp. OXR-137 genomic stretch:
- the aceA gene encoding isocitrate lyase, with translation MTSFEDHTQAGLGRFDNVRRDYAMADVARLAGSVRVEHTLARRGAERLWHLLNTEPYVNTLGALTGNQAMQQVKAGLKAIYLSGWQVAADANSAGAMYPDQSLYPVNSGPELVRRINNTFMRADQIQTMEGDGDTDFFAPIVADAEAGFGGALNAFELAKAYIEAGAAGIHFEDQLASEKKCGHMGGKVLIPVQQHIATLNAARLAADVMGVPTLIICRTDAESAKLITSDVDERDHPFLTGERTAEGFYRLKDGTSFERCVARGLAYAPYSDLLWMETSTPDLDQARRFAEAIRSQFPDQMLAYNCSPSFNWAANLDKDDIARFQREIGAMGYKFQFVTLAGFHSLNHGMFELARGYAQRGMAAYSELQDAEFASEANGYTATRHQREVGTGYFDAVSVAIKGGASSTTALADSTEVAQFRKQSALQTAAE, from the coding sequence ATGACCAGTTTCGAGGACCATACCCAGGCCGGGCTCGGCCGTTTCGACAATGTGCGGCGCGACTACGCCATGGCCGATGTCGCCCGGCTGGCCGGCTCGGTGCGGGTCGAGCATACGCTCGCTCGGCGCGGGGCCGAACGGCTGTGGCATCTGCTCAACACCGAGCCCTACGTGAACACGCTCGGCGCGCTGACCGGCAATCAGGCGATGCAGCAGGTGAAGGCCGGGCTGAAGGCCATCTACCTGTCCGGCTGGCAGGTCGCCGCCGACGCCAACAGCGCCGGGGCCATGTATCCCGACCAGAGCCTGTATCCGGTCAATTCCGGCCCGGAGCTGGTGCGCCGGATCAATAACACCTTCATGCGGGCCGACCAGATCCAGACGATGGAAGGCGATGGGGACACCGATTTCTTCGCGCCGATCGTCGCCGATGCGGAGGCCGGGTTCGGCGGGGCGCTCAACGCCTTCGAGCTGGCCAAGGCCTATATCGAGGCCGGCGCGGCCGGCATCCATTTCGAGGACCAGCTCGCCTCGGAGAAGAAATGCGGCCATATGGGCGGCAAGGTGCTCATCCCGGTGCAGCAGCACATCGCCACCCTGAACGCCGCCCGGCTGGCCGCCGACGTCATGGGCGTGCCGACGCTGATCATCTGCCGCACGGACGCCGAGAGTGCGAAGCTCATCACCTCCGACGTGGACGAGCGCGACCATCCGTTCCTCACCGGCGAGCGGACGGCCGAAGGCTTCTATCGGCTGAAGGACGGCACCAGCTTCGAGCGCTGCGTCGCCCGCGGCCTCGCCTACGCGCCCTATTCCGATCTGCTGTGGATGGAGACCTCCACCCCCGATCTCGACCAGGCGCGGCGCTTCGCCGAGGCGATCCGATCGCAGTTCCCGGACCAGATGCTGGCCTATAACTGCTCGCCCTCCTTCAACTGGGCGGCCAACCTGGACAAGGACGACATCGCCCGGTTCCAGCGCGAGATCGGCGCCATGGGCTACAAGTTCCAGTTCGTGACCCTGGCCGGGTTCCACAGCCTGAACCACGGCATGTTCGAGCTGGCCCGCGGCTATGCCCAGCGCGGCATGGCGGCCTATTCCGAGCTGCAAGATGCCGAATTCGCCAGCGAGGCGAACGGCTACACGGCGACCCGCCACCAGCGCGAGGTGGGCACCGGCTATTTCGACGCGGTCTCCGTCGCCATCAAGGGCGGGGCCTCGTCCACCACCGCGCTGGCCGACAGCACCGAGGTCGCGCAGTTCCGCAAGCAGTCCGCGCTTCAGACCGCGGCCGAGTGA
- a CDS encoding sulfite exporter TauE/SafE family protein, whose protein sequence is MSGLLGDLQHTVFLGWSGPIWAAVVGACIVAGVVRGFTGFGFPLIVVTSTSLVIAPVEIVPIALLLDILAGVRMLPSVRHDVDRRGVSFLVLGALPAIPVGAWLLSSLDAETMRLAIGVMVLIAVLIIARGFQMARPPAAPLLTGTGMAAGFLSGTMGMPGPPVILLYLSSPLPVATLRATSIAFFLFSDLAALAAMLWFGLITESVGWRALVLVPIVELAVLGGRHLYGIADPAHVKRAALVLLTVLAVVAIAKSVL, encoded by the coding sequence GTGAGCGGACTCCTCGGCGACCTTCAGCACACCGTCTTTCTGGGATGGAGCGGCCCGATCTGGGCGGCGGTTGTCGGTGCCTGCATCGTGGCAGGCGTGGTGCGGGGGTTCACCGGCTTCGGCTTTCCGCTGATCGTGGTCACCTCGACCAGCCTGGTGATCGCGCCGGTCGAGATCGTGCCCATCGCCCTGCTGCTCGACATCCTGGCCGGGGTGCGGATGCTGCCCTCGGTACGCCACGACGTGGACCGGCGCGGGGTGTCCTTCCTGGTGCTCGGCGCCCTGCCGGCGATCCCTGTGGGCGCCTGGCTGCTGTCGTCGCTCGACGCGGAGACCATGCGGCTGGCGATCGGCGTGATGGTGCTGATCGCCGTGCTGATCATCGCCCGCGGCTTCCAGATGGCGCGGCCGCCGGCGGCGCCGCTGCTGACCGGCACCGGCATGGCGGCGGGGTTCCTGTCCGGCACCATGGGCATGCCCGGCCCGCCGGTGATCCTGCTCTATCTGTCGTCGCCGCTGCCGGTGGCGACCCTGCGGGCGACCTCCATCGCCTTCTTCCTGTTCAGCGACCTGGCCGCCCTGGCGGCGATGCTCTGGTTCGGGCTGATCACCGAGTCCGTCGGATGGCGCGCCCTGGTCCTGGTACCCATCGTGGAACTGGCGGTGCTGGGCGGCCGGCATCTCTACGGCATCGCCGACCCGGCCCATGTGAAGCGCGCCGCGCTGGTACTGCTGACCGTGCTCGCCGTCGTGGCGATCGCCAAGAGCGTGCTCTAG